Proteins co-encoded in one Setaria viridis chromosome 9, Setaria_viridis_v4.0, whole genome shotgun sequence genomic window:
- the LOC117840638 gene encoding red chlorophyll catabolite reductase, whose product MLRPEHCLRLLPAATPAFVGASAPFSCPLPGGGAIRLRHPRARTPRLRGEPSSVMRASAGPDAVASAPEMPQREVVRALAEQAVARLGPRLLPSAVPDDVAEFRNGAGNAVGSLDVRRGAPGSSIDFMLQSSLHCKVPNGAIDITSILIFLNCMTDAPHFLLELIQGSPTSIVVVLDLLPRKDLAFHPDYLQKYYENSRMDEQRAKIDELPQVRPYRSPSLFVRCACSPTAVMVSIDCGQGGEGTLEEIVRGQLAMVAKEVLQFWLDCCADSTTKMDNTERDFLLKRDQIVRSKSIEVDLTANLPMMFDPDVSSRVISEIRKAFGVQEA is encoded by the exons ATGCTCCGGCCCGAGCACTGCCTCCGGTTGCTACCGGCGGCCACACCGGCCTTTGTCGGGGCCTCCGCTCCCTTCTCCTGccccctccccggcggcggcgcgatacGGCTCCGCCACCCCCGCGCACGCACTCCCCGGCTCAGGGGCGAACCGTCAAGCGTCATGCGCGCGTCGGCGGGGCCGGACGCGGTGGCTTCTGCGCCAGAGATGCCGCAGCGGGAGGTGGTCCGGGCGCTCGCGGAGCAGGCGGTGGCACGGCTGGGCCCGCGGCTGCTGCCGTCCGCCGTGCCCGACGACGTCGCCGAGTTCCGCAACGGCGCCGGGAACGCCGTCGGCTCGCTCGACGTGCGCCGGGGCGCGCCTGGCTCGTCG ATTGATTTCATGCTGCAGTCCTCGCTTCACTGCAAAGTCCCAAATGGTGCCATTGACATTACATCGATTCTCATTTTCCTAAACTGCATGACAGATGCACCACATTTCCTATTGGAGCTGATACAGGGCAGCCCAACTTCGATTGTGGTGGTTCTTGACCTACTCCCACGGAAAGACCTCGCATTTCACCCTGATTACTTGCAGAAGTACTATGAAAACTCTCGGATGGATGAGCAGCGTGCAAAGATTGATGAACTACCACAAGTTCGTCCATACCGATCACCATCACTCTTCGTGCGTTGTGCCTGTTCGCCAACAGCAGTAATGGTCAGCATAGACTGTGGACAAGGAGGAGAGGGCACCTTGGAAGAGATTGTGCGTGGACAATTGGCGATGGTTGCTAAGGAGGTTCTTCAATTTTGGCTTGATTGCTGTGCTGATTCCACCACAAAAATGGATAATACAGAGAGGGACTTCCTTCTCAAGAGGGACCAAATTGTAAGATCCAAGTCGATAGAGGTCGATCTGACTGCAAATCTACCGATGATGTTTGATCCTGATGTGTCTAGCCGTGTCATATCTGAAATCAGGAAGGCCTTTGGGGTACAAGAGGCGTAG